Proteins encoded within one genomic window of Pseudobacteroides sp.:
- a CDS encoding polysaccharide deacetylase family protein, with product MKKMLISKLFLLLSIIVLLSGCGKVNEPDGNIVNSPQKDMTDQQKPSTIPTPMPSVAPTQIDLEKVKPNEMGKIMVVMFHNFVESFTPSKWDKGEYTTTFSSFEKLLGELYEKGYRLISLDDYLNNNINVPAGTIPMVFTFDDGTDGQFSLVKEGDKLVANKKSAVGIIEEFNKTHPDFGLKGTFFVNLGGETFKGEGTLPERLQYLIDKGFDIGNHTMNHAHLNEIKTAEKINEEIGGNQKKMLELIPGYNFKFFSLPFGQASKNLKEHVVRGQYQGVSYDNKIIVEVGWDPAHSPVSKNFDPLSTHRVRSSGIKPVDADLEWWLKNMSRSEQYVSDGNPQTVTVPEVKKDGVNLDSLKDKKFITY from the coding sequence GGATATGACAGATCAGCAAAAGCCAAGTACTATCCCAACACCTATGCCATCAGTTGCACCGACTCAAATTGATTTGGAAAAAGTAAAGCCCAATGAAATGGGTAAAATTATGGTTGTAATGTTTCATAATTTTGTTGAATCGTTTACTCCTTCAAAATGGGACAAGGGTGAGTATACTACAACTTTCAGCAGCTTTGAAAAACTTCTCGGAGAGCTTTACGAAAAAGGTTACAGGCTTATAAGCTTGGATGACTATTTAAACAATAATATTAACGTGCCTGCAGGAACTATTCCTATGGTTTTCACATTTGATGACGGTACGGATGGCCAGTTTAGCCTGGTTAAAGAAGGCGATAAACTTGTTGCCAATAAAAAGTCGGCAGTAGGCATCATAGAGGAATTCAACAAGACCCATCCTGATTTTGGGCTCAAAGGTACATTTTTTGTGAACTTGGGTGGAGAAACATTTAAAGGTGAAGGTACACTGCCTGAAAGGCTTCAATATCTTATTGATAAAGGTTTTGATATAGGCAATCATACAATGAATCATGCTCACCTTAATGAGATAAAAACAGCGGAAAAAATCAATGAAGAAATAGGTGGAAATCAGAAAAAGATGCTTGAGCTGATTCCGGGCTATAATTTTAAGTTCTTCTCATTACCGTTTGGGCAGGCATCAAAGAATTTGAAAGAGCATGTAGTAAGAGGCCAATACCAGGGAGTCAGTTATGATAACAAGATAATTGTAGAAGTGGGATGGGATCCTGCTCACTCACCTGTAAGTAAGAACTTTGATCCTTTGTCGACTCATAGGGTAAGATCATCTGGAATTAAACCTGTTGATGCTGATCTGGAGTGGTGGCTTAAAAATATGTCAAGATCAGAACAGTATGTCAGTGATGGGAATCCTCAGACCGTAACGGTTCCGGAAGTCAAGAAAGATGGAGTCAATTTGGATAGCCTTAAAGATAAAAAGTTTATAACATATTGA